Genomic DNA from Setaria italica strain Yugu1 chromosome V, Setaria_italica_v2.0, whole genome shotgun sequence:
tgcatgcatgtctaTCCACTTTCTCTTTTCAGTGACCATGAGCCTGAGCTGTGTAACTAACAAGTTGGCACGTGTCCATGTCCTTGCTATTATCGGCACGTCACACGGCTCTTCACGAAATGCACTACTGCAAAAAGCAAAAGCCTCCCTTGTCCCTTCCCACAATCTCGGAGGTTGGTAGCGTACAGACCAGGACTTTCTGAAACGAAACAGAATCCAAGTGCCACGCGAGTGTGCAAAACGGACCACACGGTCAACTAATGATGCACCTTGCATTGCCACCTTTGGTTAATTCTTCAAGCTCAAACCACATTTTTCCTGCTACAGAAACATACGTGTGCCATTGCCCTCAATAACAATAGATTTTTCCCTTAAAAAATAAACGTTCGTGTCTTTTCCTAAGAGCATGGAGGCGCCGCACTGTTCCGTTGTACCAAGAGCCAATAACAAGGCCCAGTCTGCAAATGCGGCACGCCATAACCCATAACCTCATGTTCTACCCCTCCGTTTCTATTTATAAGGCATGACATAACTTAGCACAGTCTTCCAAAttacactttgaccattcatttatcttatatcatattatttatggttataaacttatgatcattGTAAAGATTATTTAATTACGCATCCAACCATATAAattttatattataaaaataaaaaattggtaGTTAAATTGCTAGTTAAAGgttgtaaagtttgaatctaGATATGTGCATGTCCCCTTACACATAACATTTCATTTCAACCAATCATTGCATAGTAGTATATACCAGGTCATACTTTTTCTCCTGCTAATCTAATCATTTCCCCGTCCACCAGTAGCAACATCAACATGCATGTCAACCACTGCACCCCGCAATAGAATAAtcgggaagggagggggtttcCAAAGAGGTGGCCAATGATGGTGCTAGTTTAAAGGCCACAGCTAGATAGATGCTTTGGACAGAATATATATAATTCCCCAAAAGTCTCAAGTTTCAGGGAAGAAAGATGCAAGTACACTTGCTTAGGCGTGTAATGGCTGGCCTTTTCCCTAAACAAAGCGATAAGGTGGGGAGTAGGGTCGTCAGTGGACTCGTTGCATGATGATAGCAACTCCACACAAAACAGTTAAACAGAAGATGTGGAGAGCTAGCCCCCATCCGTCTTTTGGCTTTTCAGTTCCGTTTTGAACCATCACGCATCAAGAAATCCAATAACCGACCATCTATCAATTTAAGCTTTATAGTGCGCGTCAACGTTAGCTTTTTCTCTTTAGTAACGCCCATGATTTCCCGCGTTGCTTTTGCTCACTGTTGAGTTTTTTGCAGACAGAGCAACGAACTACCCACCAAGAGATTCCTTGcaacttcacaaaagaaaaaaaaatcttccttTTCATCAGTATCTGGGAGGGGGGAAAGAACTTTGCTACGTATTGAACcggtggaaaaaaaaaggttacaGTTCTCTGTGGTAAACTGGCAGTACTTAGTACTAGTAGTAACCAAGTTTGTTAGCGCTAGGCAGTAGGCCTAGGAGGAGCCCAGATTTTCGTTGCCTTCACCTCATCACGCTGATGCGAGGCGCACGGCTTGACACCGATCGCACCATGACTCGGGTGGTGCATGCAGTCCAAACCTGTCGTAGGCTATAGCGGCTGCCATTAGATATGCACTAGATATACGCGAAAAGGAAATAGTAGAATAGCTAGCCCCAAAGGGAACCTCATCCCTTCGATGGTTGAGCGAGCAACCGTTGCATGTGGAGTATATTTAAAAGTTCACGATTAGTGCTAGTGGTTCCTCATTAGTAGACCGGCATGATGATCGATGAGTAAGCACGGCAGCCTAACATACCGGATTAGGAGGGCGCATCAGGGGGACAAGGTCTCGATGAGCTGAGCTCGACTGCAAGATCAGTCTCCAATAATTTAGGAGGTGCTGGTCCGTGGTCCGGGCGGTTGGCACTGGTGAAGGGAGTAATTTAGGCGAGCCGATAAGGAAGATTCGGTCCCCAAGGCCGTGCCATTGGTGCCCCGTCGTCCGGCGATGCGACGAGCTAAAACGACCTCTTCTCTGAGTGATTACCCCATGGGGAAGTAGAGTAGCAGCCCCGTAGGCAGGCAGATGGCAGTCTGGCAGATCTGGGTGAGTGGGCATCGAGATTCCTTGGTTGTGGGAAACAACCCCTGGGGAAACGTTTTCTCGATCGGGGTGTGGGGGAGGCAGCAAAAAGGAAAGGTTCCCGCAGCCAGCAacctggccgtggccggcgccACTTGTGCTTTCGCTCTCCGTACCCGCAGCTGTGCCTCCCATCGCAGAGCGTCATCTGCCCAGTAGCATATGGTCAACTGGTCCCTCCAGCCTTGGCCTCAGCAGATGACGAGTGCCCGTTTACCTCTTGAGCTCCTGGCGGAACTTTGCAGTCCGAATGACTCTTGGGGTTGCCTGACCTTTTTCGCACACCAATAAACATTTTTTCTTCTAGAGCACCTGATTTCATCGGCTTAACTCAAAAGCAGAGTTGAGCACACGCGTCCGCGTCACATACAGATCACGGGCGCCTAAGAATTAATTTAACGACAAAAAGGGGATAAGGCTGTTGCCGTTCCGTCCACAGAAGCCGCACTCACTCCCCCATTACCATTACTACTGCTGATTTTTCTCCTGCACGCTCTCGCTCACGCTATTATTGCACGTGTCATGTTGCTAGTAAGCCGACGAACGAGAAGCTCATCAAAAAGTCAGACGAGAGAGAGGCGAGGAGTAGTAGCATCCAAGCCGGCCGGCCATAGGAAGAGGAGAAGATGAGCGGGTGCCTTTGCCTCCCTAAAAAGAAGGAGGGGGTCTCCGCAGCGAAGCAGTCCATAAATTCCCCCGCCTCGTCACTCCTCCAGAACCAGAAGCCCACccaacctccacctcctccttccaAGAAGGTCCGttcccctcctcccttctccgTCCTTCCTCCTGCAGTAATCCCCATCCATCCGTcactcttctttttcctctcttgCCCCCATCGCTCAGTAGCACagcggctgcggctgcagctgccCTTTTCTTCACCCCCTTTGTGCTGCTGCAAAGCAGATCCCTGCATGGCTGCATCCCTATCCCCATTTTAGATCACCTTTGCGCATGCTCCCTTGTGGTCTGTGCGCAAGGAGGCCAGAAAATTGCTTCTTGTCCctgtccctctccctctctctctcgaaCTGCATCACGAGCATACAGGGTAGTGCCTTAGTGGGGATGGCTAACTGACGATTTGTCGCTGATCTTTGATTGCAGGGCATGGACGCCGTCGAGCGCTTGAAGAGCGGGTTTGACAAGTTCAAGACCGATGTCTATGAGTAAGTCACCATCAACTGCCCCGCGTTCGATTTCAGTTTCATGGCGCTTGATTTGCTTCGAGAATTTTGGGACCTCCCACTGACGACCCTGCTTTGCCCCCCGTGGAATTTCCTCCTCGCAGCAAGAAGCCGGAGCTGTTCGAGCCGCTCAAGGAGGGCCAGGCACCCAGGGTATGTGCTTCCTTCTCCGCCCTATCTCATCACCCTTGTAGACTGCTAAGATTTTTGTCTGGAGCGGCTCCGGCCGGCTGGAATCCTCGTCAGAAATCATGGAAAGCTTAATTTAGCCAAACCGCGTTCAGTAACTTGGGTTCCCGTGGGGTCCGGGCAACGCCTGGCTGGCTGGCCCACAGATTTGGTGGTACCTAGTACGTCCTGGTTGCCCAGGCGTCCAGTTAGAAGCAAGCTCTGAACAGTGTCGCTGGTACTTGCTCACCATCAGGATCCCTGCATTACATTCTCGTTTGCATCTCCCAGGCAACCCTGCTGCCATCCGTTACTGTTTCATTTGCCGAGGTCAGAGTCGTGGTAGACAAGCGGAAACGGCTTGTCCTAATTGCATGACTTAACACTGACGGGGACAGCTTGTCTCCATTAGCGGCCAGTGGCCCGTGATCAGGTTGGAGAAACTGAAACTGTTCTTGTTGGACGAGCCTGCTCCACGGGGCACAGCCTTTTCAACTGTGCAGAGAGAGATTGTAGTGGATAGCAACCACCCAGGCACTAAAACATGCGCGCGGCGAGTGCATCCCCATGTGCAGGCCATGTTGGTGATTTGGGCGTTGGCCTTGtaaattattgagagagatgtCGCCGTCCCTGTATAGGCTCACTTTCTGGACTGGTGGTGGGTGATGATGGATATAGTATAGTCTTATTTCCTTCTCGTTCCTAGTATAAACCTGGTGCCAGAATCTCGCAAGTACAGAGTTTTATTGTTTTCTTTATGGGGGTTCTTGGCTGGCATCGATCCCATGCGCCTAATTACTCCATGCATGCTGTAGTTAGCTGGTTCCAGGCCCAAGTAGTCTAGTAATTTTATTTGCCAAAAAAAGTGGTTGGCGTCTTACTCGGTCTGTGGGAAACTAAGAACTAGCAACTAGCCGTGTTGAATTCAAAGTTCAGACTAGTTGAATTTTGTCAAGGTCTCCTGcatcgtttttttttttggggtgggGTGGAGTATAGTGCTCTAGTCCATCATTACACTATATGGTGGTGGTGAGTAGGCATTTCAGATGTCTCATCGTTTTGAAAGTTCTTTTTGACGCTGCACAAATCATACACTAAAAAGTGACGTGAGCTCCAAGTTTCCATGGCTATGAATAGAATGGAAAATGCAAGGTGAGCCATGCCCACATAGATAGGTGATAGGTCCAGGATCCCATCATTCCATGGCTAAACGTGTGGTCCAGCCATGATTGAGCACAGGCCCTACCTGGCAGCTAGCAACCTGTCCTGTGGCTGTGGCGCACTGGTTCCTCACCTCATAGAATTCGCTCTTCATCAGCATGTAGAAGAGTAGTTGGTTTGAGCGTGTCCTCTATTCCCAGCCATTGCGAAAAGTTAGGGGCATAAACATTGGCCAGTGCATGTTGCTTTAGCCTTCAGAACATTTGTGTATTCGCATCCATATCTCACTGGCCATGCTGATCCTTGAAATATATGCTATACTAGACACGTCTCAAAGTGTATAAAGAGCAGAAGATGATTGCATCACGTCATGCCCCTTGCCCCCTTTCCAAACCCTGGCCTCCCAAGTGTGAGCTAATCCAAATAGGAACGAGGTTCCTTTTCCTAATCATCCATGGACATGGTGTCCGTCCATCCATTGTGGCTGCTCTTGTCACCAAGCTCAATCTGCAGTGTGGATTTGGCAGTTTTGATCCGGCCTTTTGCATGCAAATTGTTCTCGGTTCATGCATGCAGGCTCGCCTTTTGCGTGTCAACTTGCCCGGAAATATTCTTGCTTTACGCTTGCGGCTTCCTCGCCGGGAATGGGATCACGTTTTGTTTCTGGCCCGTTGATCGCCCCGGGAGCCACATGAAAGTCGGCGTAGAATATCCTCGTTTCGAGTAGTAGCAGGGAACCTTCCTGCTTGGCTTTTGTCCATCCTGCCCCCCTGGTAAAAAGTGGCTCGGAACAGAGACAACCAGGAAATTTTTCAAAAACAGAGACAGCCAGGTCAAAAGCGGTAGCCTTTTTCGAGCGCAGTGGTACCAGCATGCAAATCCAGCAGAGCCACCAGAATCGTGTACTCCACCGATCAGCGCCGATCTGCCTACCTGCTTATCGATAAGAGCCGTGGGGGGCGTGAGATGTCCATTAGCGATAAGGCTGATTAAGCGTGCTCTTTTCGTTAACCTGATGCttgatttttcttctcttttgttAATGATGCTGATTTCCCCCTTTTGTCAACGCTATGCTGCAGTACATGGTGTTTGCCTGCTCCGACTCCCGTTGCTGCCCGTCGGTGACCCTGGGCCTGCAGCCCGGCGAGGCCTTCACCGTCCGCAACATCGCCGCCATGGTCCCACCTTACGACAAGGTAAACACTGTCTGACTGACTGACGCATGGACAtctgtgttttttctttgtttggCCGGCCATGACCACTGGTGTGTCTTTGCCTGTCGACTGCTGCGTGCGCAGACCAAGTACACCGGCATTGGGTCCGCCATCGAGTACGCCGTCTGCGCCCTCAAGGTGGAGGTCCTCACCGTCATCGGCCACAGCCGCTGCGGTGGCATCAAGGCGCTCCTCTCCATGAAGGACGGCGCACCTGACAACTTGTAAGTAACGGTGGAATTAAGTTACAGCTTTGGATCGAGGAACCTATCCTGCAGCTTGGTGTTTCTGACTCGAGTACTATCTCTTTAATCAGCCACTTCGTCGAGGACTGGGTCAGGATCGGCTTCCTCGCCAAGAAGAAGGTGCTGACCAACCATGCCTCGGTTCCGTTCGATGACCAGTGCACCCTCTTGGAGAAGGTATGTTTGAGCTACTCAATTACCATGGCGATCTTACTTTCCCATACAGTAGCAGTGTTTGCAGTGCCAATTGCATCTACACGTGTGTACTGCCTAGTCTGCATGAATATCGAATTGGTTTGCTCATGAAAGGATCCTgcatttctgaatatttttgcAGGAGGCCGTCAACGTGTCCCTCTACAACCTCCTGACCTACCCCTGGGTGAAGGAAGGTGTGGCCAACGGGACACTCAAGCTGGTCGGCGGCCACTACGACTTCGTCAACGGGGTGTTCTCCGTGTGGGAGAAATAAGCCACCCGGTTTATTCATCATACATACATACCGAAATAATGCATCCAATCGATGTGAATGCATGAGTACTTACTACCTATTTTCGGCCGCTACATATATATCAGATCGGCCGATGTGAATGTAATAAGATATAGCATTTTCTACCGCTTTACGACTTCTATGTACTATATGATGCGTAATTTGGCCGCCTTGTGGTCAAAAGACATCAGCTATGTATAAGCCGTTTTACTACCATGGCTATGTATAATTTCATAATATTTTCGTCAAGAGTTTACCTTTTACTACCCCTTCATGTTggcttatttgtctgtcccctTCCTGGTTGCTGATGCAGTATTTTTATGTGATAACAAGAATAATTTTGTATGCATTAGTAGCTTAACTCAAGATATTATATATTCCTCGGTAGAGGGAGTATCATTATGACTACACTTTATGCTGGAAAATGCACGTCTTGAAGAAGAATGTCAATATTACAATGTAAAGGAACGGTAAACTAGAATAATGCCATAGTTTTTCCCCTCCTCCTTTCCTTTTAAGGCTAAAAGCCTTAACCACTGTACATACATTCTTTTTCACATGTATATACAAAAATATGAATAGGGGCCTCTCCTGCCGTTCCCTAAAAAAAATGATCCTAAATAATAACTAAGCTGCTTCATTACTTCAAAAAAAACTTCTTCAGACATTTCTTAATGCAAAATCGTTAAGAACAATATCAGATCAGAACAATATCAAGATCAATGCTATACATGAAAGTAAATAATTGTTACTGGATTTCAATGTCTAAAACTAAAGATCTAACATACTAAATGAATGATTAATGAATTAACAAATAAGTCAATAATTCACGCGCGATGATGGACGACAATTCGGCGTCAGATGTACTTGATGTTGCCGGCGTTGAGTCGAGGATGAGATTGATGTGTTGATCACTGACGCCTGAGCCGCGTAGGGCCTTGCAGATTGGGCCTCAAGGGTCGGGCTGTCGGGGATAGCAGATTCGTTGTGAGCTGTGATTGTGACACAGTCACGCAGAACGGCCGCCACCCGGCCTCCTCGTCTCCTCGATTGCGGCGGCGAATAGACGAAAGAGGATTCATCTTCGTGCGCATGCCTCCTGACTGCCTGCATGCTGAGAGCGCTGCGCGGCCGGACTCTCCAGCCTAGAGGCCTGCTCAACAGGGGTCTTTTCTTTCAGCAAgttaccgaggggtatcctgaggtagtagattggttggtaggggatcgtcggacctgaaactcgaacgtaaaagtgaggacacaacacaccgatttatacaggtttggctGCCaaagtagtgtaataccctacgttctatttggggtgttgtatattgcgccctacgtTTGAgtattgtttggtgttgaggattttgtcctctgttgtggttctatgagctcttcgcctaccgatctaggaacccctaccctcctttatataatCCAGGGgcgattactagtcggttataaggaagagtcctagtaggattacagcgtatgagtcttagtaggattacaggggaatcctaataggagtccgtcttcttccttccttgcgggtactggggatttATCCTCGACAAGctcccgagcgcttcatagtcaaatgcagtagtcttcgagtacttttcagatcctcgctgAGTAGTTTTAGTGCTCCTCAAGTACTTTATCTGGttaaatcttcaaagttcctcaaaactgTCATGAGTCTATGGgttgctcaagcccttgatcgacTTGATTTTATAATCTTCATTGTGACATGTAGGGCggcgaaagttgcactccatatgaagtagcccTTGAGCCTTAGGTTAAATCGAAAAAGTAGGCTGAAGGTTAATAAAATcttaaatcttcttctttcatcttgaaaaatcaactgttgggtgtagcttatcagcccccgagccttgaaatgattaaataattaatttaagggtctttagtcttcacgcaaGTCGTCTTTCGAGTAGTCATTTGGTGTCCAGCCCCCAAGCTTATGTGCCAAGTAAGccataggagccacgtcgatTAGTTATTTGGCGCTTAGGCTCCGAGCTTGGAAACTAGTTGAGCCATTGAAGATatttcgagtagtaattggtgcttagcccccaagcctgggaaCCATTGGAGGTACGGTGAACGTCCTAGAGAGTCGTCGTCGAAgtttgacctgcaaaaagagatgcatacattatgtagcatattgtagaatttggaactactgaaatttattcagtgatgaatataatgtaaatgttgtgtgtcatgttcttgtttcggccatatttttccCGAGTAGCTATtctattacgtttaggctctcagtccctatttaactattgccactgcgtgtgagatctttgtctcctGTACGTGtattggcactgctgctacgcgtTTGAAATCTTTGTCCGTGTACgtgtcctagcgtttaggcatgacaaaAGATTCGAGattttcacgaattaaggcgtgttctgctcgagaagattaacaaccgctaagacaagatatttaaaataagtagtcggtattgcaataaaaaaattgcatcattgcgcgtaaagtagtcattgagacttttctacctttttggcgaggagagcgcgtgttTGCCGCATATAGAACTTGTGCCTCactagggtgtagccgctgtgagcctccagcacttagtgcaccaaacttcgtggcagagcctcctaattcagtgtaccaagcctgtggtgAAGCTTTCGGAACTcggtgcaccaaacccgtggcgatAGCCTacataattcggtgtaccaagcccatagCTGTCGGGcaacatgccccaggaataattggcaagtgtagctctggagggtaatttccgtCAAGAGTCGTACGCAAAAAAGTACTCAGCacgttgccctgcatgcggaaaacaatcCAGAAAAGTTAtatgaaataattaaaaaagtgacttagcttgatttgtggacGATTGTCAACAAAGCcatgtcgattgttgatgaagccaactagtcggagtcgattccgactagttgttgatcgcgtggaacccgccctcgactagttttgtagttgagatgagtagtcgaagtagaccgtcctcgactagttttctagtcgagacaagtagtcgaagtagtcgtcggcgacttGATGCGGCCGGATGTCGGGGTAGCGGTGCTCGCGTACGTCTTCTATGTACGTTAGGttatgattttgagatcttgtGGTAGCCTTTCATGTGCGTGTAGCACAAATCCCTCAAAGTTGCTTTTCACGGAGAGTACTCGgagctgattatttgcctcaCTCTGCGCGTGATTGTAACAGATCTTTGTCATTTGGGGAATTATGACGTGGGTCCCTCGATCTGCCTAATCTCTCAACTCGAATCGGATTTGCCTCTGCCTTGATCGAAGAGCCGCATGCCTACGGCGGAAACCGACTCGGTTTTCGACTAGAACGCGGAGCGCATCGATTCTGTGTCGgcgtagatttgtctgctcggaACTCCAACTCGGCAATTTGCTTCCTGTTgtgtagattgatcttgatgatgaggtccttcaagctcgcccgatgatctcgacgatcacccctacctagcgcgccaaatgtcggtgttttatacccggcaacatACCAAGGGGtttcctgaggtagtagattggttggcgagggatcgtcggacctggaacgCGAAGGTAAAAACGAGGACACAAGACGCAGATTTATACATGTTcaggccgctagagtagcgtaataccctacgtcctgtttggggtgttgtatattgcgctctgcgcttgggtgttgtttggtgtggAGGATTTGGTcatctgttgtggttctatgaggtatTCGCCTATCGATCTAGggaccctgccctcctttatatactccaggaggcgggattactagtcggttacgaggagtcctagtaggattacagggtatGAGTTATaaggagtcctaataggattatagGGTGTGAGTCATAGTAGGATTATATGAGAATTCTAGTAGGAATCCGGATCTATCCCGACACCCTCCTAGCATGAGCCCCTCGCCGTGGCTTCTGATGCATAGGGCTAAAGCTGGGCCTTTGTGGGGCACGGCGATGGCGTGGCTTTGATGAATCAAggaagcggcggaggatggGTAGAAATTCCAATATTTAACACCCAATACGCTCTCACTGAATTTGATAACTAATTTGCAGGCCTTTTATTTGAAATTTGACACCGGGCTACGAATCTGGTGTTTCTCCTCCCTTTTGTCTTcactttttttaagaaaaatcaaacaaagGTACTAATAATTTTTTTCAAGCTTACCAttccgggaaaaaaaaaggaaaaatctaGAGTGTCGTATCCTGGGTACATAGTTTACCTGTGCCTGCTGTTCAGTCCAGCCTACCGCTTTCCCTCTGCTCGTCCCCGCCGGCTCCGCCACCGGCACACGTCGCGACTCGCGATCCCTGCCCACCGCGCCGTTTATTACCCCATCTCTCTCGAGTCTCCATCATGCTCCTTGTACTCGTTTCCCGGCAGCCGGATGGCACCCCAGCCCCGGCGCCACGCGCGCCCGCGCCTGCCCGGAGCTCccatcagccggaggtcaaggcGAAGGCTTGGACCTTTGGGAGCTCGGTGGGTTAGTGGTGTACGTGTGTACCTGTCCATCTGTCCGGTACAAGAACACGTCCCGGTCTGGACTGGTTCGCCGTTTCACGCATCCATCCGTCCAGCTGCACGACCGTCGACCGCCCGAGGAGGGGAGCAGGCCGGAAAAGAAGGTGAGCCGCTGCTTCCCGTGCCTCCCCCTCCTATAAAAGGACCCCCAGGGAGGCATGGACGGGGCAGCAGCTCTA
This window encodes:
- the LOC101777598 gene encoding LOW QUALITY PROTEIN: carbonic anhydrase, chloroplastic (The sequence of the model RefSeq protein was modified relative to this genomic sequence to represent the inferred CDS: substituted 1 base at 1 genomic stop codon), with product MSGCLCLPKKKEGVSAAKQSINSPASSLLQNQKPTQPPPPPSKKGMDAVERLKSGFDKFKTDVYDKKPELFEPLKEGQAPRYMVFACSDSRCCPSVTLGLQPGEAFTVRNIAAMVPPYDKTKYTGIGSAIEYAVCALKVEVLTVIGHSRCGGIKALLSMKDGAPDNFHFVEDWVRIGFLAKKKVLTNHASVPFDDQCTLLEKEAVNVSLYNLLTYPWVKEGVANGTLKLVGGHYDFVNGVFSVWEKXAMADAVERLKTGFEQFKADVYDKKPELFEPLKAHQSPKYMVFACSDSRVCPSVTLGLQPGEAFAVRNIASMVPPYDKTKYAGVGSAIEYAVCALKVEVIVVIGHSCCGGIKALLSLQDGEADKFHFVEDWVRIGAPAKAKVQADHASAAFEDQCSILEKEAVNVSLENLKTYPFVKEGLEKGTLKLVGGHYDFVSGKFETWEP